In one window of Candidatus Methylomirabilis tolerans DNA:
- a CDS encoding 4Fe-4S binding protein, which yields MDPRAQVSMVFHLDKCIGCHTCSVACKNIWTDREGAEYMWWN from the coding sequence ATGGATCCTCGCGCGCAGGTATCAATGGTCTTCCACCTGGACAAATGCATCGGGTGCCACACGTGTAGCGTGGCCTGCAAGAACATCTGGACCGACCGGGAAGGGGCCGAATACATGTGGTGGAACAA